A single window of Ammospiza caudacuta isolate bAmmCau1 chromosome Z, bAmmCau1.pri, whole genome shotgun sequence DNA harbors:
- the CER1 gene encoding cerberus: protein MSLLLLQMLVLSCLGATELQRNSQQRKSRAPFQHFLYLNKNLFESQSSPERTSENPVGVEETLKVPSFFVSIPQTASGSEKKEEKKMSRFILPSAGLHADQNPRTWVASRETSPVENLSPFHYSSKRESEVPYRKDAKKFWDHFMLKKNSASEEVVLPIKINEMHQENCRTLPFAQGVTHNNCEKVTVQNNLCFGKCSSFHVPGSEDHLYTFCSRCLPSKFSMKRLDLNCTDSVPVVKEIMIVEECKCESRKIKDPVIGTLLSDFYENIHEHN, encoded by the exons ATGTCACTGCTTCTGCTTCAGATGTTAGTGCTCTCATGTCTTGGAGCCACAGAGCTACAGAGAAATtcacagcaaaggaaaagcagagcgCCATTTCAGCACTTTCTCTACCTGAACAAAAATCTGTTTGAAAGCCAAAGTTCTCCTGAGCGGACAAGTGAGAACCCAGTAGGAGTTGAAGAGACCCTGAAAGTACCAAGCTTTTTTGTATCAATTCCACAGACAGCATCTGGAAgtgagaagaaagaagagaaaaaaatgtccaGATTCATACTTCCCAGTGCAGGACTCCATGCAGACCAAAACCCAAGAACCTGGGTTGCATCCAGAGAGACCTCTCCTGTGGAAAACCTCTCTCCATTCCATTATTCCAGCAAGAGAGAATCTGAAGTTCCCTACAGAAAAGATGCCAAGAAATTCTGGGACCATTTCATGTTAAAGAAAAATTCAGCATCTGAAGAGGTTGTCCTGCCAATCAAGATCAATGAAATGCaccaagaaaactgcagaacccTGCCTTTTGCCCAG GGTGTTACTCATAACAACTGTGAGAAGGTGACAGTGCAGAATAATCTGTGTTTTGGAAAATGTAGTTCTTTTCATGTTCCTGGTTCAGAAGATCATCTTTATACCTTCTGTTCACGTTGCTTGCCCAGCAAGTTCTCCATGAAGCGCCTGGATCTCAACTGCACTGATTCTGTTCCAGTGGTGAAAGAAATCATGATTGTAGAAGAGTGTAAATGTGAAAGTCGGAAGATTAAAGACCCTGTGATTGGGACTCTACTGTCAGACTTTTATGAAAATATACATGAGCACAATTAA